A region of the Streptomyces sp. NBC_00442 genome:
CTCCAGGACGTCGTAGAGGCCGCTGCTGCCGCCACTGCCGCCGCTTTGCTGTGCCGGGACAACCGTCATGGCGTCCGGCCCTCCTCACGTGTTGTCCTACGTGCTTCTGTCAGGTGTTGCGTACCGCTGTTGCCTGTCGTGCTGTTGTCTGTCGTCCTGTTGCCGTACGGCCGCGAGATATGCGTCCGGCCGCCGGGCAGGTCGCGTTCACTTCCGGTCGGCCCGGCCGCGTTCGTATCTGTGCAGCCGCTGGTAGCCGGTGAGCTCGCCGCGCGCGTCGAGTTCGACCTCGTACGAGGCGAGGAGGCTCATCGTGTCCGGGACCCGGGAGAGCTCCAGGACCTCGATCTTCAGCAGCCAGCCGTCGTCGGTGCGCTCGAAGGACGAGACCGATTCGGCGGCCATGCCGATGAGCTCGGAGAGCTGGGCGCGTGCGCCCCGCAGAACTTCCACCGCGCTCGGGAGGTTGTCGTCCTCACGGGATGTGGAGGCGGTCTTCGCCGCCGACTTGGATGGTGTCTTTTCTGGGTTCTCGGATGTCTCAGCCATGTCACCTCGCGTTCTAGGCCTTTCGGGTAGCCGCGACCGAGCAGCTCAAACCCCCTGCGAGCGGTTCCGCCCGGACTGTCCCGCCCGCGACGGCACGAGCGGCGTCCACCGGACGGCGCGACACCGCGCCGGGGGGCGGCAGGACCCCTTCGGGTACCGCCCGCCGGGCGCGCGGCAGTTGGGGATTCCGCGGAGGCGGTGCGGACGACGCGGACGGGACGCACGGGCCCGGCGGGCACGTCGGCCGATGAGGCCCGGGTCACACGGCTTGCGTGGCGTACGCCATACCGGCTGCGCGGCGCGTCGGCGGTCCGTGTCGTGAGCGCCTCAGCGGTTCCTGTCGTGCGGCGTGTCGAGCGGGCTGTGGGGTGCCTCGGGGGCGACCGGCGGGACGGGCGGCACGACCGGGGCGCCGGGCGGCACCCCGGGTTCCATCGGCGCGGTGATCCGGTCCGGCGGCGTGCCCCGGGCGCCACGGGCGCTCCTGCTCAGCAGCACGGCGGCGCCGAGCAGCAGGACGGCGACGATCAGCGCCGCCGCCCAGTAGGGCAGCGCCAGGCCGAGCACCAGGAGCAGGAACGCGGTGAGCGCGGCGCCTCCGTAGAGCCCGGCCGCGCCGGCTCCCGCGTACATCCGCGCGGCGTGGCGCTGCTTGCTGGTCTGTTCGCGCAGCTCGTCCCTGATCGCGTCCCGGACGACCTGGGAAAGCTGCTCCGGCAGATTCGGCAGGTTCGTTTCCATGGCGGCCGAGTACCCCCGGCCCCTGTCGCCAGTCCCGGCGGAGCGCGCACCATCCGTCCATATATCAAGACGCGTATCTCATTATCTGGCGGCGCCTCCTAAAGTGGACGCAGCAGCGGGGCAGTTCGGCGAAAGGGAGTCAGCCATGTCACAGGACACACCTCGGGCGCAGCGGGGCGAGAGCGCGGTCTACACCCACGGCCACCACGAGTCCGTCCTGCGCTCCCACACCTGGCGCACCGCCGCCAACTCGGCGGCGTACCTCATCGGCGAGCTGAAGCCGCACATGCGGGTCCTGGACATCGGCTGCGGGCCCGGCACCATCTCCGCCGACCTGGCCGCGCTGGTCCCGGAGGGTCACGTAACGGCGGTCGACCACGCTCCGGGCATCGTGGAGCGGGCCCGCGCACACGCCGCCGACCGAGGCCTGGAGAACATGTCGTTCGCGGTGGCGGACGTCCACGCGCTGGACTTCCCCGACGACACGTTCTGCGTCGTGCACGCCCACCAGGTGCTGCAGCACGTCGGAGACCCGGTGCGGGCGCTGCGCGAGATGCGCCGGGTCACCAAGCCCGGCGGGATCGTCGCGGTGCGCGACAGCGACTACGGGGCCTTCACCTGGTACCCCGAGTCCCCCGTCCTCGACGGATGGCTGGAGCTGTACCACCGGGTGGCGCGGGCCAACGGGGGCGAGCCCGACGCCGGCCGACGGCTCAAGTCCTGGGCGCTGGAGGCCGGTTGTACCGATGTCACCTCGTCGGCGAGCACGTGGTGCTTCGCCACCGCGGAGGAGCGCGCCTGGTGGAGCGGGCTGTGGGCGGAGCGCACGGTCGCCTCCTCGTACGCGGATCTGGCGGTCGACGGCGGACACGCCACGGCAACGGAACTGGCCGCGGTCTCCGAGGCCTGGCACGCCTGGGGCGCGCAGGACGACGGCTGGTTCATGGTGCCGCACGGCGAGATCCTGTGCCGCGTGTGAGTGACGTCCGGGGACCGCGCGGTTCGGCGCCCCCGCCGTTCGGGGACCTCGCCGTCCGCCGATCCCATGGGCCCGGGTCGTGGGATATCTGCTGAAGGACCGGGTGGGCAGGGTGGAGGAATTCCTGTCCGCACTGGAGCGGGTGCACGAGGGTGGCACGGTGTTCGATCCGGAGGTGGTGCGCCGCCTTCTGTCGCGCACCCGTCACACCGACGATCTCGATCTGCTCACGGACCGCGAGCGCGTCGTGTTGACGCTCATGGCCCAGGGCTGGACCAACGCGGCCATCGCGCGGCACCTGCTCGTCTCCAAGAGCGCGGTGGAGAAACACACCAATGCGACCCTGCCCCGCCCGCGGCCGTGTGCGCACCGCACCGGTCGATCGCCTGCCGTGGACGATCTCACCCAACTAGGCTTCGGCGCATGGAGATTCTCGGGACCACGCTGCGCATCTGCGTCGACGACCTGGAGAGCGCGATCGTCTTCTACGAACGCGTCACCGGCAGTCGGGCGCTCCGTTTCGACCGTGGGGGCGTGTCCGTCGCCGCCGTGGGCGCCTTCCTGCTGATGAGCGGTCCCGCGGCGGAGCTGGACGTGCTGCGCAAGGTGGCGGCGACGGTCGCCGTCCAGGACGTCGACGAGGCACACGCCGTCCTGACCGGGGCGGGCGCCCACGTCGTGGCCGGCCCGGTCGCGACGCCCGCGGGCCGCAATCTGATCGCCGTCCACCCCGACGGTTCCGTCTTCGAGTACGTCGACCGCAAGCCGGCGTGACGGGGCCCGGGGCCGTGCTCACCCCGCCAGGTCGCGGATGACATGGCGGGCGATCGTCGCCCGGACGGCCGCCATTTCGGCGGCGATCGCCGCGGCCGCCTCCGGGCCGACGACGACGGCCGCCTCGGCCGGCTCCCCCGCCTCGATCAGGTGCCGGCGCAGATGGGTGGGCGGGTGCGTGGAATCGACGCTGTGGCCGCGCAGCGCGCTGACGCGGCGCCGCCGCTCGTACTCGCGCTCGGAGACGGTGGCGGCGCGCCGCGCGATCCGCTCCCACAGGCCGTCGGCGGCCGCCCGCGGTGCGGCGCCGCCGATCCGCGTCTGCGCGCGGACGGACTCCGTACGCAGGGCCGAGCGGATGGCGTCGCCGATGAGGAGCCGGTCCATCAGGGCGGCGGCCGCCGCGGTCGAGGCGACGCGCGCCGCCGCACGGTCCGCGAGGTATTCGGAGCGTTGCGAGCTGCGCAGGGTGAGACCCTCCAGGAGCAGCGCGATCCCGTACACCCCCCATCGGGGCACGGCCATGAGCGCGTCCGTGGCGATCTCCGGGATGGTCCGGTGACGGTGCAGGCTGTGGGCCGGGGTGAGGAAGTACAGCCAGTGGTTCAGGGAGGACAGGGCGGTACCGATGAAGAAACCGTGCCGCAGGTCACCGTTGGCGTAATGGCCGAGTTCGTGACCCAGCAGGGCGACGCGCTCCTGCGGGTCCAGGGCCTCCCACAGACCCAGCCCGATGTGCAGCGCACGGCGTCCCTTGATGCCGTACGTCGTGACGAAGGCGTTGCAGTCCCCGTCGACGACCACGATGTCGACGCCCCGCGTCCCCACCGCCGACGCGACGTCGTCGACCAGCTCGTAGAGCCGCGGCGCGTCCGCCCTGAGCAGCACCTGTGCGGTGTCGGGCAGCCGGTGGAACCGGGGCCGCAGTACGACGGCGGTCACCAGGAGAATGATCCCGAGGGCGCACTGCAGGATGCTGTTGCGGCCGAGCACCATCAGCAGGACGCCGCCGACGGCCAGCGTGGCGGTGACGCCGTGCACGGCCAGCGCGACCGCGCGGGCGAGGGCCCCTGAGCGGTCCCCCTTGGCGGAGGCGGCGTCCGGTCCCGCGAGCAGCTCGGCGTGCAGCTGCTCGCCGTAGCGGTGGGCGAGGCGGCGCTGCGTCGCCTCGAACCTGCTGCGGGCCGGTTCCTCGCCACCCGGATCGACGTTCCAGTCGCAGGCGGTGCACCACGTGGCGAACCGGTCGTCGCACGGAATGTCCGCGCCGCACATCGGGCATGCCGTCGACTTCCCGACGGCAGGCGTGAGTTGTTCCCCCACTGGGACGTACCCCCCGCCCCATCGGCTCCCCCCGGAGCCGCCCCGGCAAAGGCGCACTGTAGCCCACCCCCGAGGGGCCCCGCGCCGGTACGCCCCCCTGGCCGGCATGCCCCCGCTTGCGCCGGCGCCGTGTCGCGGCCATGGGGTCTGTCCGGCGGATCTGGTTGGCCTTGGTTCCGGGTGTGTTTTCGGTGGTGGTGAGCGGGGGTCTGGTGCGTCCAGCTGTACGGCGGAGGAGGGCGGCGACGCGATGGGGGTCCCCCCCTTGTTCTAGCGGAGCCGAGAACGAGGGGGAGTCGGCACCCGACGGCAACGCGGCAGATGGGCGGGCCGGGCCGCGCGTGCCGTCAGGATCCGCCGGACAGACCCTAGTCCTCGGGCCGCATGCGGTACTGGTAGCGGTCCGGGAGGGGGTCGTCGGTGAGGCGGGACCACAGATCGTTGAGGATCTCGGCGCCCTCGCGCAGGTCGGCGACCTCGAAGCCCGCGTCGAAGAGGGCGCGCGCGGCGTGCGGGTCGCCCTCCGCCAGGAGGAGTTGGGCCTCGACGAGGCGGAAGCGGCCGCGTTCGCGCACGGCGGGGCGCAGCCGGGCCCATATCGCGCGGGCGTCGGCGGGGCGGCCCGCCAAGAGCAGCGCATCCATCGCCTCGCGGCCGAGCGCGGCGTCGGCCGCCGTCCAGGCGTCGCCCTCCCTGCGTTCCTGGCAGAAGTCGTCGTACGCCTCGGCGTAGCGGTCGGCCGCGCGGCTGGCGTGCCCGGACAGCTGGTCGGCGACGGCGAGGCAGCGCAGCAGCGGCCAGCGCGACGGGGCGAGCGGCAGGCCGCGCTCCCAGCTGCGCACCGCTTGGGCGCGGTCACCGGCGTGCCATTGGGCGATGCCGAGGTGGTACTCGGTGAGCGGGTCGGCGGGCGCCGTCTCCAGCATGTCGCGCCAGTGCGGTGCGACGAGGGTGGGGCCGGGCGGGGCCACCTTGCGCGGTTCGGGGAACACACCCGCTCGCAGCAACTCCAGCCAAGGCAGCTGTTCTTGAGTGAGCGTCAGATCGGGGAACGGGGTGCCGGGCA
Encoded here:
- a CDS encoding phage holin family protein; the protein is METNLPNLPEQLSQVVRDAIRDELREQTSKQRHAARMYAGAGAAGLYGGAALTAFLLLVLGLALPYWAAALIVAVLLLGAAVLLSRSARGARGTPPDRITAPMEPGVPPGAPVVPPVPPVAPEAPHSPLDTPHDRNR
- a CDS encoding VOC family protein, which translates into the protein MEILGTTLRICVDDLESAIVFYERVTGSRALRFDRGGVSVAAVGAFLLMSGPAAELDVLRKVAATVAVQDVDEAHAVLTGAGAHVVAGPVATPAGRNLIAVHPDGSVFEYVDRKPA
- a CDS encoding M48 family metallopeptidase; its protein translation is MCGADIPCDDRFATWCTACDWNVDPGGEEPARSRFEATQRRLAHRYGEQLHAELLAGPDAASAKGDRSGALARAVALAVHGVTATLAVGGVLLMVLGRNSILQCALGIILLVTAVVLRPRFHRLPDTAQVLLRADAPRLYELVDDVASAVGTRGVDIVVVDGDCNAFVTTYGIKGRRALHIGLGLWEALDPQERVALLGHELGHYANGDLRHGFFIGTALSSLNHWLYFLTPAHSLHRHRTIPEIATDALMAVPRWGVYGIALLLEGLTLRSSQRSEYLADRAAARVASTAAAAALMDRLLIGDAIRSALRTESVRAQTRIGGAAPRAAADGLWERIARRAATVSEREYERRRRVSALRGHSVDSTHPPTHLRRHLIEAGEPAEAAVVVGPEAAAAIAAEMAAVRATIARHVIRDLAG
- a CDS encoding gas vesicle protein GvpO, with the translated sequence MAETSENPEKTPSKSAAKTASTSREDDNLPSAVEVLRGARAQLSELIGMAAESVSSFERTDDGWLLKIEVLELSRVPDTMSLLASYEVELDARGELTGYQRLHRYERGRADRK
- a CDS encoding class I SAM-dependent methyltransferase, translated to MSQDTPRAQRGESAVYTHGHHESVLRSHTWRTAANSAAYLIGELKPHMRVLDIGCGPGTISADLAALVPEGHVTAVDHAPGIVERARAHAADRGLENMSFAVADVHALDFPDDTFCVVHAHQVLQHVGDPVRALREMRRVTKPGGIVAVRDSDYGAFTWYPESPVLDGWLELYHRVARANGGEPDAGRRLKSWALEAGCTDVTSSASTWCFATAEERAWWSGLWAERTVASSYADLAVDGGHATATELAAVSEAWHAWGAQDDGWFMVPHGEILCRV